The following are encoded together in the Plasmodium knowlesi strain H genome assembly, chromosome: 8 genome:
- a CDS encoding SICAvar, type I (fragment), whose amino-acid sequence YFGPLGKGGPRFRRSPAEIPGPSVQEQLLDHVQQDSSHEYRLVKERKPRSAPTRTKRSGGVNRRTIIEIHFEVLDECQKGDTQLNQKDILELLVQEFMGSELMGEEQVPKEEVLMEGVPMELVPMEEVPSLGSGLMV is encoded by the coding sequence tattttggtcctcttggtaaaggaggaccacgtttcagaagatctcctgctgaaattcctggtccatccgtacaggaacaactcctcgatcatgtgcagcaagatagttcacatgaatatcgattggtgaaggagcgaaaacctcgttctgctccaacgagaacgaaacgttctggtggtgtgaatcgtcgaacgattattgaaattcattttgaagtgttggatgaatgtcaaaaaggcgacacacaattgaaccagaaggatatTCTGGAACtcttggttcaagagttcatgggatccgaattaatgggagaagaacaggttcctaaggaagaagttcttatggaaggggttcctatggaacttgttcctatggaagaggttccaagtttaggttccgggttaatggtttag
- a CDS encoding histone RNA hairpin-binding protein, putative, whose amino-acid sequence MEEQTSFQKKKSQKWKNDLSEAQMNQRIKNISLTKRLISYERYINAIPKEERREDMKNDWHPETPRIKKNVSLSQWNREMKKWRKQIHAWGNMSEGMHEYICNLPPSEKYNYLSKLKLPELSPGEIAILRKRNEQIATRALKNIVQGDNVHNNNVDNNNVDNNNVDSNNIGNDYNDDNGDGEGHRGSFHHILDKPLLFLPHNFSGTILNNKFVVIKQDALENSLQSLRKNYEEKYRPLYEKYRALYLAPSSVDNNRKEQSQTGDITVLATRAKGVSANDEIKAYM is encoded by the coding sequence ATGGAAGAACAAACGAGtttccaaaagaaaaaatcgcagaaatggaagaacGACCTGAGTGAGGCACAAATGAAccaaagaattaaaaacatCAGTTTGACCAAGCGGTTAATATCATATGAGCGGTACATCAATGCTATACCAAAGGAGGAGAGAAGGGAAGATATGAAAAATGATTGGCACCCCGAGACTCCACGAATTAAGAAGAATGTCAGCTTGTCCCAATGGAAtagagaaatgaaaaaatggaggaaacagATACACGCATGGGGGAACATGTCTGAGGGGATGCACGAATACATTTGTAATTTGCCCCCTTCGGAGAAGTATAATTATTTATCCAAGTTAAAGTTGCCTGAACTGAGTCCAGGAGAAATTGcaattttgagaaaaagaaatgaacaaattgcaACTAGGGCGTTAAAGAATATTGTACAAGGAGACAACGTTCATAACAACAACGTCGATAACAACAACGTAGATAACAACAACGTTGACAGCAACAACATCGGTAACGACTACAATGATGATAATGGTGATGGTGAGGGGCACCGGGGGAGCTTCCATCACATACTGGATAAAccgcttttatttttgcctcACAACTTTAGTGGGACCATATTAAATAACAAATTTGTGGTTATTAAGCAGGATGCCTTGGAGAACTCCCTTCAAtcattaaggaaaaattatgagGAGAAATATCGCCCCCTGTATGAGAAATATCGTGCCTTATATCTAGCACCTTCCAGCGTTGACAATAACCGGAAGGAACAATCCCAAACGGGCGACATTACAGTTCTTGCCACAAGAGCGAAAGGTGTATCGGCTAATGATGAGATAAAGGCGTACATGTAG